In Glycine max cultivar Williams 82 chromosome 7, Glycine_max_v4.0, whole genome shotgun sequence, a single window of DNA contains:
- the LOC100784977 gene encoding uncharacterized protein At1g01500 yields MDQQDEEAILTKPSNSLTFPSLTHSACLEIRLFYVRISPCLVDTLPEHLTLCHPRRHAAVSLVVNAAPVPASDPATLPLRRGRVDRHAAEVTYVATDTVSLSGSADFEVYENDKLFLCGSLERLDADWGAGSPSAQTSGWDIDCHVASGSVGSGCSAFFRPRLGVSAPSIEVYVAGCCSGVPVILSKTIQMSPRRRVPRHATLDAIPEDEEMMVLEKNRVNGFVPIRKLQITDSEVDDYDSDGKMGNGFYCQEMYPGEDGQLSWFNAGVRVGVGIGLGMCVGLGIGVGLLMRSYQTTTRNFRRRFF; encoded by the exons ATGGACCAACAAGACGAAGAAGCGATTCTCACCAAACCCTCGAATTCGTTGACTTTTCCGTCTCTAACCCACTCCGCCTGCCTCGAAATCCGTCTCTTCTATGTCAGAATCTCCCCCTGCCTCGTCGACACGCTCCCGGAGCACCTCACGCTCTGCCACCCCCGCCGCCACGCCGCCGTCTCCCTTGTCGTGAACGCCGCCCCCGTCCCCGCCTCCGACCCCGCCACGCTCCCCCTCCGTCGCGGCCGCGTCGACCGCCACGCCGCCGAGGTGACCTACGTCGCCACCGACACCGTCAGCCTCAGCGGCAGCGCCGACTTCGAGGTATACGAGAACGACAAGCTCTTCCTCTGCGGCTCCTTGGAGCGCCTCGACGCCGACTGGGGAGCCGGCTCACCTTCGGCTCAGACTTCCGGGTGGGACATCGACTGTCATGTGGCGTCCGGCTCCGTCGGGTCGGGGTGCTCCGCCTTCTTCAGGCCGCGGCTCGGGGTTTCCGCGCCgtcgatcgaggtctacgtcgCCGGCTGCTGCTCCGGCGTGCCTGTGATTCTGAGCAAGACGATTCAGATGAGTCCGAGGAGGAGAGTGCCGCGGCACGCCACGCTGGATGCTATACCTGAAGATGAGGAGATGATGGTGTTGGAGAAGAACCGTGTCAACGGGTTTGTTCCCATCCGCAAGTTACAG ATAACAGACTCGGAAGTTGATGATTATGATTCTGATGGGAAGATGGGGAATGGTTTCTACTGTCAAGAGATGTATCCTGGCGAGGATGGACAACTATCATGGTTCAATGCTGGTGTTAGAGTTGGTGTTGGAATCGGCCTTGGGATGTGCGTAGGGCTTGGGATTGGTGTTGGACTGCTCATGCGATCGTACCAAACAACAACTAGAAACTTCAGGAGGAGATTTTTCTAA